The Macrobrachium nipponense isolate FS-2020 chromosome 1, ASM1510439v2, whole genome shotgun sequence genome includes a window with the following:
- the LOC135220211 gene encoding cuticle protein 19-like, with translation MALKLFFMVLVISGVFCEKYKPDVEEPQGPAKYSYKYGVADAESGNSYGHDETRDGDAIQGSYIIRLPDSRTQKVTYTVNGGSGYVADVTYEGEPKYPDVPPKKGYN, from the exons ATGGCTTTGAAA CTTTTCTTCATGGTCCTTGTCATCAGCGGAGTCTTCTGCGAAAAATACAAACCTGATGTTGAGGAACCCCAG GGTCCAGCAAAATACAGCTACAAATACGGAGTGGCCGACGCTGAGAGCGGGAATAGTTATGGCCACGACGAAACCAGAGACGGAGACGCCATCCAGGGCTCTTACATCATCCGCCTTCCAGATTCCAGAACCCAGAAGGTGACTTACACCGTCAACGGGGGCTCGGGTTATGTGGCCGATGTCACCTACGAAGGGGAGCCCAAGTACCCTGACGTGCCTCCCAAGAAGGGATACAATTAA